Within Paenibacillus albicereus, the genomic segment TGCCGGATCTGGAGGCGGCGGGCCGCTTCATCGCCGAGCAGGCGCGGGAGATGACGGCGCGGCGCATCCTGCGCCAGGACGAGGCGGAGCTCGCGCAGCTCGGCCTGGAGTCCGCGCTCCGGCCCGAAGGCGGCGAGGTCCGCGTCTGGAACGAGGACGGCGGAGGCCGCGAGCGCTGGCTGCCGGAGGCGGCGGAAGCCGACTTCGGCGTCGTGCTCGCCGACGGAGCGGCGGCGTACACCGGCACGGTGTGCGTCCGCTCCGCTCCCGATAAGGGGCGCAGCGTCAGCCTGCTGCCGACGGCGCTGTTCGTCGTGCTGCCGCGCGAGCGGCTGGCGACCCGCCTCGGCGAGCTGCTGCTGCCGCTCGACGAGGCGGGGCGGGAGGCGATGCCGGCTGGCGTTCATTTCATCTCCGGACCGAGCCGCTCGGCGGATATCGAGAACGATCTGACGATCGGCGTGCACGGCCCCGGCATTGTCACGATCCTGCTCATCGGGTAGCATGGAGGGCAAAGGGGGACGGCAGCCGTGGATGTAAAGCCGCTGAACAAGCAGAATCATTATGAAGCGATCGCCGGGCAGCTCCGCCGGCTGATCGACGACGGCGCCGTCGGGCCGGGCGACAAGCTGCCCTCGGCTCGCGAGCTGTCGGAGCGCTTCGGCGTCGGTCGGTCGACGATGCGGGAGGCGTTGAGCGCGCTCAAGGCGATGGGCTACATCGACATCCGCCAGGGAGGCGGCAGCGTCGTCCGGCCGCCGGAGGAGCGGACAGGCGGCATGCCGCCGCTGCTCGCCGCCGCCGGCGCGACGCGCGAGGAGCTGCTGGAGCTGCTGGAGGCGAGGCGCTCGCTGGAGCTGGCCAACGTCGCGCTCGCGGCCCGCAAGCGCGGCGCCGACGATGTGGCCCGGCTGCGCGAGCTGGCCGAGGGCATGAGGAGCACGCTCGGCGACGATCTCGAGGGCGAGCGCTACGACATGGAATTCCACCTGGCGCTGGCCCATGCGACCGGCAACCGCATGATGGCGCGGCTGTACGAGTCGCTGATGGCGCCGATCGAGCGGGCGATCCGCGCCGTGCGCCGGACGGAGCTGTATGCGAGCCGCGAGGTCGCGGAGCGGCTCGCCGGCGCGCATGAGCGCATCCTGCAGGCGGTGGAGGCGGGCGACGAAGCGCTCGCCGCCGCCGAGATGCAGGCGCATCTGGAGCATGTGGAGCAGATCGTGATGAAGCATCTTTGATTCCGGGTAAGGAAAAAGATCGATCATCGTGGAAGAGGGGCTGAGCGCATGGAAGGCAAAACGACGATTCGCTGGGGCATCATGGGGCCGGGCGGCATATCGGAAGGCTTCGCCAAGGATCTCGCGCACGCGGAAGGAGCGGAGATCGCGGCCGTGGCCGGGCGCGATCCGGATAAGACCGAGGCATTCGCCAGCAAGCACGGCATACCGAAGACGCATGCGGGCATCGAGGAGCTGGCCGCCGATCCCGAGGTGGACCTCATCTATATCGGCACCGTCCATCCCGTGCACAAGGAGCAGGCGCTCGCCGCGCTGGCGGCGGGCAAGCCGGTGCTGTGCGAGAAGCCGCTGGCGATGGACGCGGAGGAGGCTCGAGAGATCGCCCGCATGGCCGAGTCCAAGGGCGTGTTCGTCATGGAGGCGATGTGGACGCGCTTCCTGCCGGCGATCCGCCAGGTGCGGCAGTGGCTGGACGAAGGGGCGATCGGCGAAGTGCGGCTGCTCAAGGCCGAGTTCGGCTTCGACGCCGGCTGGAATCCGGATGGGCGGCTGCTGAACAAGGAGCTCGGCGGCGGCACGCTGCTCGATGCCGGCATCTACCCCGTCTCGTTCGCTTCGTTCGTCTTCGGGGAGCAGCCGGAGCGGATCGAGAGCATCGCGCGCATCGGCGAGACGGGCGTGGACGAACTGTTCTCGCTGCTGTTCGGCTACGGCGACGGCCGCGCGGCTTCGCTCCACGGCTCGATCCGGCTGGAGATGGAGAACGACGCTTGGATCTACGGCACCAAGGGCCGCATCCGCATCCCCGGCTTCCTCTGGAGCCGCGGGGCGGAGCTCCGCGTCAAAGGCGAGGAGCCGGTCGTCTTCAAGGACGACCGCGTCTGCAACGGCTATGCGTTCGAGGCGGAAGAGGCGATGGACGCCCTGCGCGAGGGGCGGACGACCAGCGAGATCATGCCGATCGCTGAGAGCGTACGCATCCTGGAGACGATGGACCGGATTCGCGCCCAGTGGGGACTGGCCTATTGAACGAGCCGGCTTGCGCTCGGCTTGAAGAATCCCGCCCGCGGATAGCTCGGCCGGGCAGGGTTCTTTTTTGATTTCTTTCGAGCGGCCGTCACGACGGCTTCGCGGCCCCTCTCCATCCACTCCAGGTGCTGCGCAGGGAGGGGCCATCCGGCGACTGATTGTGGTTCAGATCCATCCACGAACCGATTCAGATCATGGCAACGAAACTCAGCGACGCTATTTCGCTGTTAACAGCCATTAAGATTTCTTTAACGAAACGGACAAGCGCTATTCATGCTCTAAAGCAGTATTTTAAAGAATATTCCGCAAATAGCGCTTGTGAGTTTCGCTAGAGTTTTAATTTGTTCCAAAGAGCACGAATAGCGTCTGTGAGTATCGTTGCAGTAGGAATCCGAAGGAGGTTGCAGCAGCAATCCGAGGGAGGCGGTCTCCGTTCTCGAAATAAGCCGCCGCGAGGGGTTCCATGGGGAGCGGCCTGTCCATCGAGTGCCAGCCATTTTAATGGCTGGATAATGAAAGGCGGTCAGGATCGTTTTCTGTCGGATCGAATCAAAGTGCCATTTCTCCGAATGGGAGCGGCTTGAGGAAGAGGGCGGCCAAGCCTAAACTGAAAGCGTTACCAAAATAACGCTTCAGAGGAGGAGAATCATGGGCTTCATCCAGAAAGGGAAAGGCAAGATGCTGGCGCTGGCTGCCGCGGCAGCCGTCCTGGCCGGAGCGCTGCTGCCGTCCGCCGCTCCGGCGGATGCCGCGCTCGCTGCGCGCAACCTGCCGGCTGGCGGCAAGGTGCTCGTCTTCATGGGGCAGGACAGCTCGACGCTCAGCGACTACAAGGCCGTGCTGAACGCGGACGCTTCGCTGCCGCGGCCCGGAGGGGTCACGCTGTACACGAACCTGATCGCCGGCGGCACTCCGGCGCCGCTCGCCGGCATGTACGGCAGCGCGAACTGGGGAGCCGGCGACGTCAACTTCGACACGACGCTGGCGCAGTATCCCGGAGCGGCGCTCGCGGTCGGGCTGTACCTGTCGGACGCGACGGCCGGCTGCGGCAACCAGCCGCTGCGCGCGATCATCGGCCGCAACGACGCCGACGTGACGGCAGGCAATCCGAACCTCATCTCGACGTACCGGGGCTACGTGGACCAGCTGGTGGACAAGCTCAAGAGCTACGACCGCCAGGTGTTCCTGCGCATCGGCTACGAGTACGACGGCCCTTGGAACTGCTACAATTCCGACTTCTACAAGGAAGCGTTCCGCTATATTAAAGGGCGCATCGACGCGCTCGGCGCGACGAAGGTGGCGACCGTATGGCAGTCGGCGGCATGGCCGCTGAACGCCAATACGGACCATCCGGAGTGGAACTACATCGTCACGGCGGCGAACCATTTCGACGCCTGGTACCCTGGCGACGCCTACGTCGACTGGGTGTCCCTGTCCTCGTTCTACAACGCCGGCTCAAAGGCGACGCAGTGGGGCGGCACGGCGGTCGACGCCGATCCGGTCGCGCTGCAGAACCGGGTGCTCGACTTCGCCCGCGCGCACGGCAAGCCGGTCATGATCGCCGAGGCGGCTCCGCAGGGCTACCAGACCGGAGCGCTTACCAAGAGCTCCATCATGACCAAGCAGCCGCAGGCGACGACGGCGCAGACGATCTGGCAGGAATGGTATGCCTCGTTCTTCGCCTACATCCGCGCCAACAGCGACATCATCCGCGCCGTTTCCTACATCAACACGAACTGGGACTCGCAGCCGAACTGGATGTGCCAGACGGGCGCCTCCGCGGGCGGCGCCGGCTGCGCGAACGGCAACTGGGGCGACTCGCGCGTGCAGGCCAACCCGACGATCCTCGCGAGCTTTAAGAGCGAGCTGAGCTCGAGTTTGTATGTGAACGGCAGTGGAGGCCCGATGCCGACGCCAACCGCCACTCCAACCGCGACGCCAACCGCCACGCCAAGCCCGACCGCCACCCCGACGCCGACGCCAAGCCCGACCGCCACCCCGACGCCGACCGTCACGCCGACGCCGACAGGCGCGCCGTCCGCCTCGATTCCAGGCACGGTATCGGCCTCGGTCGGCGCGATTGCGAACGGAACGACCCGCTCCTGGACCGTGAACGCCACGCAGTCGGGCAACTACAAGTTCTCCATCGCCAGCACCTCGGCGGCGAGCAGCCAGCTGATCGACGTCACGCTCGGCGGCACGACGCTGACGCAGGCGATCGATGCCAATTCGACGCTGACCGTCTATTTCAACGGCGTCACAGCCGGCTCCAAGACGTTTTCCATCCAGGCGCGAAGCGGCTCCGTCTCGATCGGTTCCGTCTCGGCCGTCCTCAACTGAAGCCCTGCCCACAGGCATCCGGTCTCCCGACCGGATGCCTGTGCTATTTTTCCGAACGATTTTCACATCGGACCCTCTGTGAAGCGTTTGCAAATCCGGTATAGTGAAAGAAAAAGGGCGGAGGCTTCCCATGCAGCAACGCATCTTCGGCACGACCCGCTCCCAGATCTTCCTCGGCTTCAGCGCGGCGATGCTGCTCGTGCTGGCGCTGACGTTCTCGCTGTCGTACGTCTCCGTCTCGCGCGTGCTGGAACGCAATGCCGGCCTCTACGCCGAGGAGATCGCCGGACAGATCAACGGCCGGCTGGACGCTATGCTCGAGCAGGTCGACATGCTCACGCTGGAGCTCGTCTCGGACAGCCGCGTGCAGCGCCTGCTCTGGAACGAGAAGCTCGGCCGGCCGGCGACCGAGCAGGAGCAGCTAGGCGAGATCCGGCCGATGCTCGTCCATACGGCGAGCTTTTCCCGCCTCATCCGCACCATCGACCTGTACTCGACGCGGCGCGCGCTCTACCCGCTCGGCAACGGCACGCTGCAGGAGCAGGTCGACGAGGACTGGATCCGGCTCGCGGACGAGAGCTCGGGCCGCTTCGTCTGGATCGGGCAGAAGCCCGGCGAGCCCGACACGCTGCTCGGCATCCGGCAGATCAGGCTGGAGAAGGACGACTACAAGGGCGGCGGCTACATCGTCGTCGCCGTCTCGGCCGCGCTGCTCGATTTCGTCGAGGGGACGGTCGCGCAGATGGAGGGCAGCTCGGTGTTCATCCTCGATCAGAAGGACGACATCCTCTCCTCCCGGCAGCATGCCGGAATGAAAGTATCCGGGGAGGAGCTCGCCCGGCCGGGCGGCAAGCTGCACGTCGCCGGGCAGACGTATGCGAAGGTCAGCCTCGCGGAGGAGCTCACCGGCTGGACCGTCGTCGTCCTGCTCCCTCAGGACAAGATCACCGAGGGCGTCTCCGTCCTCCAGTCGGCGCTGCTCGCCGCCTGCGCGGCCGGCCTCGTGCTGTTCCTGCTCGGAGCGTACGTGCTCTCGACGTTGATCACCGGCCCGCTGCGCAAGCTGACGCGCGTCATGCGCAAGGCGAGGAGCGGCGAGTTCGCGCCTAATCCGGAGACGTACGCCAACCGAGAGATCAACGACCTCAACCTGACCTACAACCGGATGATCGACAGCCTGCACACGCTGATCGACGAGGTGTACCGGGAGCAGATCGTGCGCATGCAGTCGGAGCTGAGGGCGCTGCACGCCCAGCTCGACCCGCATTTCCTGTTCAACACGCTGGAGGCGTTCTATTGGCAGCTGATCGAGAACGGACAGGACCGCCAGGCGGCCCATGTGCTGCGGCTGGCCGACCTGTTCCGTTATGCGATTCGCCGAGAGGGAGAGCGGGACTTCGTCCCGCTGGAGGCGGAGCTGGCGCATGTGGCCAACTACTTGCAGCTGATGGAGATGAGGCTCGGAGAGCGCCTCGCCTGGAGCCTTTCCCTGCCGGAGGAGCTGAAGGCGGTCGAGGTGCCGAAGCTGCTCGTGCAGCCGATCGTGGAGAATGCGGTCGTGCACGGGCTGGAGAAGTCCATCCGCCCGGTGCGCATCCGGGTGGAGGCGTTGCGCGGGCCCGATGGCGTCGCCGTCGTCGTCCGGGACGACGGAGCAGGCATGGACGCCGACCGGCTGGAGCGCGTGCGCAGCCGGCTGGCCGGCCTGCGCGACGCTCCCGGAGCGGACGCGGAGAGGAGCGGCATCGGCTTGACGCATGTGCATCGCATGCTGCGCATGTATTACGGGCCGGAGTACGGTGCGGAGATCGCGAGCCGGCCGGATCAGGGCACGAGCGTCATCCTGAAGCTGCCGGAGCCAGGTAAAGGGAAAGAGGAGGGACGAGGATGAGGGTGCTGATCGTCGACGATGAGCGCATGACGCGCCGGGGCATCCAGCTCACGCTGGAGCGCCATTTCAAAGGCTCGCTGGAGCTGGAGTTGGCGGAGCATGGCGAGATGGCGCTGCTGGCGATGCAGGAGCGGGGGGCCGATCTGCTGCTGACGGACGTGCGCATGCCGGGCATGACCGGCGTCGAGCTGCTGGAGGAGCTGGCGCGCCGGGGCCTGTCCACGACGTCCATCCTGCTCACCGGCTACGCGGAATTCGAGTATGCGAGAGCGGCGCTGCGGCTCGGAGCCTGCAACTACCTGCTCAAGCCGCTCGACCAGGCGAAGCTGATCGAGGCGGTGGAGGACGGGCTGGCGAGGAGCTTGGAGTCCAGCAGGATGCGTCGCTCGATGAAGCTGTACGACGAGCGGCTCGGCGACGGAATCCGGGAGGGAGGCCTGGCGCCCGGCAGCTCCTCGATCGACCAGGCCTGCGCGTACATGGAGGAGCATCTGGCGGACGCCCTGGCGCTCAAGGAGGTGGCCGCCGCCGTCCATCTCAGTCCGAGCTACTTCAGCGTGCTGTTCAAGCAGGAGCGGGGCGTCACGTTCAGCGAGTACGCTTCGAGGCTCCGTCATCGCCGCGCCAAGGAGCTGCTGCTGACGACGCGCTCGGACATCCTGCTGATCGCGGAGGAGGCAGGCTACCAGTCCGCCAGCTATTTCATCAAGGTGTTCAAGGAACGGGAGGGCATGACGCCGCGCCAATACCGGGAAGCCTGCGGCAAGCCATGAGAGTGCTATTATGGCGAATCGGAGTCTCATCGCGTCCGGTACGCCCCTTGCTATACTGAAAGCGTACTCAAACCTAGAACTCACAAGGGGATGACCAGACGATGAAGCGATGGAGCAAGGCGCTGCTGCCGGTTCTCGCGCTCGGCCTCGCCGTTGCCGGATGCGGCGGCAGCGGCAACGGAAACGGCGGCGCGGACGCGGGCGGAGCCGCGAACGAGGCGGCGGACGCGGGAGGCGCGGCGGAGCCGGCCAAGAAAGTCGAGCTCACGCTGTGGAGCTTCGAGGCCCGCGATCCGCATAAGACGATCAACCAGAAGGCCATCGAGAAATTCAACGCGGAGCACCCGAACATCAAGCTCAAGGCTGAATTTTTCGACGACGAGTCGTTCAAGCAGAAGATCAAGGTCGCGATGGCCGGCAACCGGATGCCGGACCTGTTCACCTACTGGTCCGGCGACCAGCTGCGCACGCTCGTCGACGGCGGCGTGGCCGGCGATCTGACCGAGCAGCTCAGCGCGGATGCCGCCTTCAAGGACAGCATCCTCCCGGGCGGGCTGGAGTCGTTCTCCTACGACGGCAAGAACTACGCGGTGCCGCTGGCGATGAACGCGGTCATGATTTACTACAACAAGGAGATCTTCGAGAAGAACGGCCTGCAGCCGCCGGCGACGTGGAGCGACCTCGAGACCGCCGTGCAGAAGCTGAACGAAGCCAAGGTCATCCCGATCGCGGTCGCGGGCAAGGACCGCTGGCCGGTGCTCCACTGGTTCTCCTATCTGGCGCAGCGCATCGGCGGCGACGAGCCGTTCCAGGCTGCCGCGGCCGGCACGTCGGACTTCACGGATCCGTCCTTCATTGAGGCGGGACAAAAGCTGAGCAAGCTGGCCGCCGCCGACAAAGGCTTCGTGAACGGCTTCCTAGGCCTCGACTACGGAGCCGCCGAAGCGCTGTTCACGCAAGGCAAGGCGGCCATGTACATGCAGGGCGACTGGGCGGTCGCCGGCTTCGTCAAGGACGACGCCTTCGCCGCCAAGGTCGGATTCGTCCCGTTCCCGACCGCGGAGGGCGGCAAGAGCGACCAGACGACGTTCCAGGGAGGCTTCGGCTTCGGCTACGCGATGTCGTCCAAGGCGGACAAGGCGGCGGCCTACGAGGCGATCAAGTTCCTCAGCAGCCCGCAGACGCGCAGCGAGATTTCCGAGCAGGCCGGCACGATCCAGCCGTTCAAGGACGTGCAGCTCGACCAGGCCTCGATGAAGCCGCTCGCCTACGAGGTGATGAGCTTCATCTCGGCCAACGCCAAGGGCTTCTTCCCTTACTATGACCAGGGCCTCGATCCGAAGCGCTCGGAGGCGATGCTGAACGCGGTCGTATCGATCGCCAGCAAGCCGGACGCCGACGTCAAGGCGGAGCTGGAGAAGGTGAAGAAATAAGCGGCTGCGCAGCCGCATGACATCCGGGTCCTGATCCGTCCGCCCCGCATGCCGGGGCGGGCCGGCAGGATCTTTTTTTCAGTCAGGAGGAGGAATCTCATGCTCGAAAAAGGATGGAGAAGGGCGCTGGGCGGCACGGTGTTCATCGGCCCGGCCGGGCTCGTCTACCTGCTCATGGTGCTCGTGCCGATCTTCATGAGCTTCTATTACAGCCTGTTCCAGTGGAACGGCATCGCGCCGAAGGTGTTCGCAGGCGCGGACAACCTGCGGCGGCTGCTGGAGGACGAGATGATCCGCAAGACGCTGTGGAACTCGGTGAAGCTGACGTTCTGGGCGGTCGCCATCCAGCTGCCCGTCGGCATGCTGCTGGCCGTGCTGCTGTCCGGACGGATCCGCGGCGGGAATTTCTTCAAGACGGTCTACTTCTTCCCGGTCATGCTGTCCACGGCGGTGCTCGGCATCCTGTGGGGCCAGATCTACGATCCGAACATCGGCCTGCTCAACCAGGCGCTGACGCATCTGGGCCTCGATTCGTGGGCGCAGACATGGCTCGGCGACGAACGCACCTCGCTCGGCTCGGTCATCGCCGTCGTCGCCTGGCAGTATGTCGGCTTCTACGTCGTCGTCTACTTCTCGGCGCTGCAGAACGTGCCGGAGGACCTGACCGAGTCCGCGACCATCGAAGGCGCGGGTCCGCTGCAGCTGCTGCTGCGCATCAAGCTGCCGCTCATCTGGCCGGTCATCACGTTTACGATCCTGAACGCCGTCGTCAACTCGCTGCGCTACTTCGACCTCATCTACATCATGACGGCAGGCGGTCCGAACGGCTCGAGCGAGGTCATCGCTTCCTACATGTACAAGCAGGCGTTCCAGTTTCTGGACTACGGCTACGGCAGCGCCGTGTCGGTGTTCCTGTTCGCCTTCAGCCTGCTGATCGCGCTGCTGCTCGGACGGCTCATGCGCCGCGAGACCGTTCAATACTGATGGACCGAAAGGAGCCGTTTGCCATGCCTCAGCCCGCTCAAGCCCGGTCGGCCGCAAGGCCGGAGCCGGTCGCCGGAGCTCCGCTGCGCGGGAGCGCCTGGTCCCGCCTGCTTGTCTATGCCGTCCTGATCGTCAATCTGGCGCTCACCGGCTACCCGTTCGTCTGGATGCTG encodes:
- a CDS encoding Gfo/Idh/MocA family protein, encoding MEGKTTIRWGIMGPGGISEGFAKDLAHAEGAEIAAVAGRDPDKTEAFASKHGIPKTHAGIEELAADPEVDLIYIGTVHPVHKEQALAALAAGKPVLCEKPLAMDAEEAREIARMAESKGVFVMEAMWTRFLPAIRQVRQWLDEGAIGEVRLLKAEFGFDAGWNPDGRLLNKELGGGTLLDAGIYPVSFASFVFGEQPERIESIARIGETGVDELFSLLFGYGDGRAASLHGSIRLEMENDAWIYGTKGRIRIPGFLWSRGAELRVKGEEPVVFKDDRVCNGYAFEAEEAMDALREGRTTSEIMPIAESVRILETMDRIRAQWGLAY
- a CDS encoding LutC/YkgG family protein, which gives rise to MSEDRRRQETEAAGGASAGTGRASAAPARESAAASEADAQAAASRGEWLRELEAQSKLRQQTFLDGIAAKLGRPRQLERPHQPRRGAPAFWREFQWSPEERAARLREHFEAAGGKLAELPDLEAAGRFIAEQAREMTARRILRQDEAELAQLGLESALRPEGGEVRVWNEDGGGRERWLPEAAEADFGVVLADGAAAYTGTVCVRSAPDKGRSVSLLPTALFVVLPRERLATRLGELLLPLDEAGREAMPAGVHFISGPSRSADIENDLTIGVHGPGIVTILLIG
- a CDS encoding glycoside hydrolase family 26 protein, which translates into the protein MGFIQKGKGKMLALAAAAAVLAGALLPSAAPADAALAARNLPAGGKVLVFMGQDSSTLSDYKAVLNADASLPRPGGVTLYTNLIAGGTPAPLAGMYGSANWGAGDVNFDTTLAQYPGAALAVGLYLSDATAGCGNQPLRAIIGRNDADVTAGNPNLISTYRGYVDQLVDKLKSYDRQVFLRIGYEYDGPWNCYNSDFYKEAFRYIKGRIDALGATKVATVWQSAAWPLNANTDHPEWNYIVTAANHFDAWYPGDAYVDWVSLSSFYNAGSKATQWGGTAVDADPVALQNRVLDFARAHGKPVMIAEAAPQGYQTGALTKSSIMTKQPQATTAQTIWQEWYASFFAYIRANSDIIRAVSYINTNWDSQPNWMCQTGASAGGAGCANGNWGDSRVQANPTILASFKSELSSSLYVNGSGGPMPTPTATPTATPTATPSPTATPTPTPSPTATPTPTVTPTPTGAPSASIPGTVSASVGAIANGTTRSWTVNATQSGNYKFSIASTSAASSQLIDVTLGGTTLTQAIDANSTLTVYFNGVTAGSKTFSIQARSGSVSIGSVSAVLN
- a CDS encoding FadR/GntR family transcriptional regulator, whose translation is MDVKPLNKQNHYEAIAGQLRRLIDDGAVGPGDKLPSARELSERFGVGRSTMREALSALKAMGYIDIRQGGGSVVRPPEERTGGMPPLLAAAGATREELLELLEARRSLELANVALAARKRGADDVARLRELAEGMRSTLGDDLEGERYDMEFHLALAHATGNRMMARLYESLMAPIERAIRAVRRTELYASREVAERLAGAHERILQAVEAGDEALAAAEMQAHLEHVEQIVMKHL
- a CDS encoding sensor histidine kinase: MQQRIFGTTRSQIFLGFSAAMLLVLALTFSLSYVSVSRVLERNAGLYAEEIAGQINGRLDAMLEQVDMLTLELVSDSRVQRLLWNEKLGRPATEQEQLGEIRPMLVHTASFSRLIRTIDLYSTRRALYPLGNGTLQEQVDEDWIRLADESSGRFVWIGQKPGEPDTLLGIRQIRLEKDDYKGGGYIVVAVSAALLDFVEGTVAQMEGSSVFILDQKDDILSSRQHAGMKVSGEELARPGGKLHVAGQTYAKVSLAEELTGWTVVVLLPQDKITEGVSVLQSALLAACAAGLVLFLLGAYVLSTLITGPLRKLTRVMRKARSGEFAPNPETYANREINDLNLTYNRMIDSLHTLIDEVYREQIVRMQSELRALHAQLDPHFLFNTLEAFYWQLIENGQDRQAAHVLRLADLFRYAIRREGERDFVPLEAELAHVANYLQLMEMRLGERLAWSLSLPEELKAVEVPKLLVQPIVENAVVHGLEKSIRPVRIRVEALRGPDGVAVVVRDDGAGMDADRLERVRSRLAGLRDAPGADAERSGIGLTHVHRMLRMYYGPEYGAEIASRPDQGTSVILKLPEPGKGKEEGRG
- a CDS encoding ABC transporter substrate-binding protein, which gives rise to MKRWSKALLPVLALGLAVAGCGGSGNGNGGADAGGAANEAADAGGAAEPAKKVELTLWSFEARDPHKTINQKAIEKFNAEHPNIKLKAEFFDDESFKQKIKVAMAGNRMPDLFTYWSGDQLRTLVDGGVAGDLTEQLSADAAFKDSILPGGLESFSYDGKNYAVPLAMNAVMIYYNKEIFEKNGLQPPATWSDLETAVQKLNEAKVIPIAVAGKDRWPVLHWFSYLAQRIGGDEPFQAAAAGTSDFTDPSFIEAGQKLSKLAAADKGFVNGFLGLDYGAAEALFTQGKAAMYMQGDWAVAGFVKDDAFAAKVGFVPFPTAEGGKSDQTTFQGGFGFGYAMSSKADKAAAYEAIKFLSSPQTRSEISEQAGTIQPFKDVQLDQASMKPLAYEVMSFISANAKGFFPYYDQGLDPKRSEAMLNAVVSIASKPDADVKAELEKVKK
- a CDS encoding carbohydrate ABC transporter permease, which encodes MLEKGWRRALGGTVFIGPAGLVYLLMVLVPIFMSFYYSLFQWNGIAPKVFAGADNLRRLLEDEMIRKTLWNSVKLTFWAVAIQLPVGMLLAVLLSGRIRGGNFFKTVYFFPVMLSTAVLGILWGQIYDPNIGLLNQALTHLGLDSWAQTWLGDERTSLGSVIAVVAWQYVGFYVVVYFSALQNVPEDLTESATIEGAGPLQLLLRIKLPLIWPVITFTILNAVVNSLRYFDLIYIMTAGGPNGSSEVIASYMYKQAFQFLDYGYGSAVSVFLFAFSLLIALLLGRLMRRETVQY
- a CDS encoding response regulator transcription factor, which encodes MRVLIVDDERMTRRGIQLTLERHFKGSLELELAEHGEMALLAMQERGADLLLTDVRMPGMTGVELLEELARRGLSTTSILLTGYAEFEYARAALRLGACNYLLKPLDQAKLIEAVEDGLARSLESSRMRRSMKLYDERLGDGIREGGLAPGSSSIDQACAYMEEHLADALALKEVAAAVHLSPSYFSVLFKQERGVTFSEYASRLRHRRAKELLLTTRSDILLIAEEAGYQSASYFIKVFKEREGMTPRQYREACGKP